The following coding sequences are from one Achromobacter sp. B7 window:
- a CDS encoding methyl-accepting chemotaxis protein encodes MKLGTRLAGGFSVLLAMIIVMCIVGLVSLANINESVETVTQRSLIKERLISDWGRNIQTGVTRTTAIAKSADASLAGFFTEEAAASTRNSSALQQKIEPLIETDEEKRLWEGIRKSRGDYLRTRDAIFKAKQDGDVEAANRVFTQEFLPATRQFIDQINKLSDLQRAEIDASAADIQSAYGAANLWMIVIGSIALVTGLVLAVLLTRGITRPLADAVRVARTVAANDLTSTITVRSRDEIGQLMQALESMNANLAGTVASIRTGVDSMASASGEIAAGNTDLSSRTEQQAASLEETAASMEQLSSTVKQNADSARQANQLAAAASDTASRGGATVSEVVSTMNAISSSSVKIADIVSVIDGIAFQTNILALNAAVEAARAGEQGKGFAVVAAEVRTLAQRSAQAAKEIKTLIEDTVQKISQGSISAERAGTTMQEIVSSVQRVTDIMGEIAAASAEQADGIEQVNRAVSQMDEVTQQNAALVEEAAAAAGSMQDQAAELTRAVSAFKLPGVVAVAHASPRVAIGHALARAG; translated from the coding sequence ATGAAGCTTGGAACCCGTCTTGCGGGTGGCTTTTCCGTCTTGCTGGCGATGATTATCGTCATGTGCATCGTGGGGTTGGTCAGTCTGGCCAACATCAACGAATCGGTCGAAACCGTGACGCAGCGTTCGCTCATCAAGGAACGCCTGATCAGCGACTGGGGCCGCAATATCCAGACCGGCGTGACGCGCACCACCGCCATCGCCAAAAGCGCCGACGCCAGCCTGGCCGGTTTCTTCACGGAAGAGGCGGCCGCGTCCACCCGTAATTCGTCGGCGCTGCAACAAAAGATCGAACCGCTGATCGAGACCGACGAGGAAAAGCGCCTGTGGGAAGGCATCCGCAAGTCTCGCGGCGACTACCTGCGCACGCGTGACGCCATCTTCAAAGCCAAGCAGGACGGCGACGTCGAGGCGGCCAACCGCGTCTTCACGCAGGAATTCCTGCCGGCCACGCGCCAGTTCATCGACCAGATCAACAAGCTGTCGGACCTGCAACGCGCCGAGATCGATGCCAGCGCGGCCGACATCCAAAGCGCCTACGGCGCCGCCAACCTGTGGATGATCGTAATCGGCTCGATTGCGCTGGTTACGGGCCTGGTACTGGCCGTGTTGCTGACACGCGGCATCACTCGCCCGCTGGCCGACGCCGTGCGCGTGGCGCGCACCGTCGCCGCCAATGACCTGACCAGCACGATCACCGTGCGTTCGCGCGACGAGATCGGCCAGCTGATGCAGGCGCTGGAATCCATGAACGCCAACCTGGCCGGCACGGTCGCCAGCATCCGCACCGGCGTGGACAGCATGGCGTCCGCGTCGGGCGAAATCGCGGCCGGCAACACCGACCTGTCGTCCCGCACCGAACAGCAGGCGGCATCGCTGGAGGAAACGGCGGCCTCGATGGAGCAACTGTCTTCCACCGTGAAGCAGAACGCCGACAGCGCCCGCCAGGCCAACCAACTGGCCGCGGCCGCCTCCGACACGGCCTCGCGCGGTGGCGCGACGGTGTCCGAGGTCGTCAGCACGATGAACGCCATTTCGTCCAGCTCGGTCAAGATCGCCGACATCGTGTCCGTCATCGACGGCATCGCGTTCCAGACGAACATCCTGGCGCTGAACGCGGCAGTGGAAGCCGCGCGCGCGGGCGAGCAGGGCAAGGGCTTCGCGGTGGTCGCAGCGGAAGTGCGCACGCTTGCGCAACGCAGCGCACAAGCAGCCAAGGAGATCAAGACGCTGATCGAAGACACCGTCCAAAAGATCAGCCAAGGCTCGATCAGCGCCGAACGCGCCGGCACTACCATGCAGGAAATCGTCAGCTCGGTGCAGCGCGTGACCGACATCATGGGTGAGATCGCGGCGGCCTCCGCCGAACAGGCCGACGGCATCGAACAGGTGAACCGCGCGGTATCGCAAATGGACGAAGTCACGCAGCAAAACGCCGCACTGGTAGAAGAAGCCGCCGCGGCCGCCGGGTCGATGCAGGACCAGGCAGCCGAACTGACGCGGGCAGTCAGCGCGTTCAAGTTGCCGGGGGTTGTCGCGGTAGCGCATGCCTCGCCGCGCGTCGCCATCGGCCACGCATTGGCCCGCGCAGGGTAG
- a CDS encoding cation:proton antiporter, producing MDLILILLLAAVLCVPITQRLGLGAIPGYLIAGVLIGPSCLKLVTNVDTMINVSQWGVVMMLFIIGLELSPKRLWAMRSEVFLLGTLQMLVCGLLLGLVFGAALRHLAGMGWQAAVLCGLSLALSSTAVALRLLDERTLTRTPLGRSALGVLLFQDMAAIPMLVAAGLLGSDGTSAPSFKEALVAVAVVTLAYRLRLLGWAAKAQLQELFTAAALLMVVGAAQLFDYAGLSAGLGGFLVGVLMAESRYRNDLESAIEPFKGLLLGLFFLAIGMSVNLKVVADHWSFILGGVAALLVVKALVLYGFARFLGLPRYHRLLFAMVLAQGGEFSFAIFNEAWDNHLVNLEQRDVLSVVVAISMGVVPVLIKLLERVPENRGGMADLPGPVQTAPSPESEPLSGSSADTSTTPSANPADSPPRA from the coding sequence ATGGACCTGATCCTTATCCTTCTGCTTGCCGCCGTGTTGTGCGTGCCGATCACCCAGCGGCTGGGGCTGGGCGCCATACCGGGCTACCTGATCGCGGGCGTGCTGATCGGGCCGTCCTGCCTGAAGCTGGTGACCAACGTCGACACCATGATCAACGTGTCGCAATGGGGCGTGGTGATGATGCTGTTCATCATCGGGCTGGAACTGTCGCCCAAGCGCTTGTGGGCCATGCGCAGCGAGGTCTTTTTGCTGGGCACCTTGCAGATGCTGGTTTGCGGCCTGCTGCTGGGCCTGGTGTTTGGCGCGGCGCTGCGGCATCTGGCCGGTATGGGATGGCAGGCTGCCGTGCTGTGCGGCTTGTCGCTGGCGTTGTCGTCGACGGCGGTGGCGCTGCGGCTGCTGGATGAGCGCACGTTGACCCGCACGCCGCTGGGGCGATCGGCCCTGGGGGTGCTGCTGTTTCAGGACATGGCAGCCATTCCGATGTTGGTGGCGGCGGGGCTGCTGGGCTCCGACGGCACGTCGGCCCCGTCTTTCAAGGAAGCGCTGGTGGCCGTGGCGGTGGTGACGTTGGCGTATCGGCTGCGCCTGCTGGGCTGGGCCGCCAAGGCGCAGCTGCAAGAACTGTTCACGGCGGCCGCGCTGTTGATGGTGGTGGGCGCCGCGCAGTTGTTCGACTACGCCGGCCTGTCAGCCGGTCTGGGCGGTTTCCTGGTGGGCGTGTTGATGGCGGAATCGCGCTATCGGAACGACCTTGAAAGCGCCATCGAACCCTTCAAGGGGCTGCTGCTGGGCCTGTTCTTCCTGGCCATCGGCATGTCCGTCAACCTGAAGGTGGTGGCCGACCACTGGTCGTTCATTCTTGGCGGCGTGGCGGCTTTGCTGGTCGTCAAGGCGCTGGTCCTGTATGGGTTCGCGCGATTTCTGGGCTTGCCGCGCTACCACCGGCTGCTGTTCGCGATGGTGCTGGCCCAAGGCGGCGAGTTCAGCTTCGCCATCTTCAACGAAGCCTGGGACAACCACCTGGTGAATCTTGAACAGCGCGATGTGCTGTCCGTGGTGGTTGCGATTTCGATGGGCGTGGTGCCGGTGCTGATCAAGCTGCTGGAGCGCGTGCCGGAGAACCGTGGCGGCATGGCGGATCTGCCGGGCCCGGTGCAGACGGCGCCTTCGCCGGAGTCGGAGCCGTTGTCCGGTTCTTCAGCTGACACGTCGACAACCCCCTCGGCAAACCCCGCCGACAGCCCCCCTCGCGCTTGA
- a CDS encoding 3-hydroxybutyrate dehydrogenase — protein sequence MLKGKVALVTGSTSGIGLGIATAFAQQGADIVLNGFGEAAEIEKVRAGLADKHGVKVVYDGADLSKGDAVRGLVENTVRQLGRIDILVNNAGIQHTALIEDFPAEKWDAILALNLSAVFHGTAAALPHMKKQGFGRIINIASAHGLVGSANKSAYVAAKHGVVGFTKVTALETAGQGITANSICPGWVRTALVEKQITALAQKNGVDQEAAARELLGEKQPSLQFVTPEQLGGTAVFLASDAAAQITGTSVSVDGGWTAR from the coding sequence ATGCTTAAAGGAAAAGTCGCCCTAGTCACCGGTTCCACCAGCGGCATCGGCCTGGGTATCGCCACGGCCTTCGCGCAGCAAGGCGCCGATATTGTCCTGAATGGGTTTGGCGAGGCCGCCGAGATTGAAAAAGTGCGCGCCGGCCTGGCCGACAAGCATGGCGTGAAGGTCGTCTACGACGGCGCAGACCTGTCCAAGGGCGACGCGGTGCGCGGCTTGGTCGAGAACACGGTGCGCCAGTTGGGCCGCATCGACATCCTGGTCAACAACGCCGGCATCCAGCACACCGCGCTGATCGAGGATTTTCCCGCTGAAAAGTGGGATGCCATCCTGGCGCTGAACCTGTCCGCCGTGTTCCACGGCACCGCCGCCGCGCTGCCCCACATGAAGAAGCAGGGCTTTGGCCGCATCATCAATATCGCGTCGGCGCACGGCCTGGTCGGGTCGGCCAACAAGTCGGCCTACGTGGCGGCCAAGCATGGCGTGGTGGGCTTCACCAAAGTCACGGCGCTGGAAACGGCCGGGCAGGGCATCACCGCCAATTCCATCTGCCCGGGCTGGGTGCGCACCGCCCTGGTGGAAAAGCAGATCACCGCGCTGGCGCAAAAGAATGGCGTCGACCAGGAAGCCGCCGCGCGCGAACTGTTGGGCGAAAAGCAGCCGTCGCTGCAATTCGTGACGCCGGAGCAATTGGGCGGCACCGCCGTGTTCCTGGCCTCGGACGCCGCGGCGCAAATTACGGGCACGTCCGTTTCGGTCGATGGTGGCTGGACGGCGCGCTGA
- the yaaA gene encoding peroxide stress protein YaaA encodes MLFLLSPAKKLDYDSPLHIETHTQPLFVDQAAGLIKVLKTKSAEDIAGLMSLSPALSELNAQRYAHWKRSFTQTNSRQAVLAFNGDVYEGLDASSLSAKQLDWAQDHVAILSGLYGVLRPLDLMQPYRLEMGTRLETPKGKNLYEYWGSTIADYLNERLEGKKAPVIVNLASEEYFKSVDLKTLKARVVQCVFQDWKNGAWKIISFHAKRARGLMARYAIQHKVTKPEGLQGFDLEGYAYDASASTDDKLVFRRKLAD; translated from the coding sequence ATGTTGTTTTTGCTTTCCCCCGCCAAGAAGCTGGACTACGACTCGCCTTTGCATATCGAGACGCATACCCAGCCGCTGTTCGTGGATCAGGCCGCCGGCCTGATCAAAGTGCTTAAGACCAAGTCCGCCGAAGACATCGCCGGCCTGATGAGCCTGAGCCCGGCGCTGTCGGAACTGAACGCGCAGCGCTATGCGCACTGGAAGCGCAGCTTCACCCAGACCAACTCGCGCCAGGCCGTGCTGGCCTTTAACGGCGATGTGTACGAAGGGCTGGACGCCTCCAGCCTGTCGGCCAAGCAGCTGGACTGGGCGCAAGACCACGTGGCCATCCTCAGCGGCCTGTACGGCGTGTTGCGACCGCTGGATCTGATGCAACCGTATCGCCTGGAAATGGGCACGCGGCTGGAAACGCCCAAGGGCAAGAACCTGTACGAGTACTGGGGTTCGACCATTGCGGACTATTTGAACGAGCGCCTGGAAGGCAAGAAGGCGCCGGTCATCGTGAACCTGGCGTCCGAGGAATATTTCAAGTCAGTTGACTTGAAGACGCTGAAGGCGCGCGTGGTGCAGTGCGTGTTCCAGGACTGGAAGAACGGCGCCTGGAAGATCATCAGCTTTCACGCCAAGCGGGCGCGTGGGTTGATGGCGCGCTACGCGATTCAGCACAAGGTGACCAAGCCCGAAGGCTTGCAAGGCTTTGACCTGGAAGGCTACGCCTACGACGCCTCGGCATCGACGGACGACAAGCTGGTGTTTCGCCGCAAGCTGGCGGATTGA
- a CDS encoding FUSC family membrane protein, with the protein MDLRIASIRRFLYSHYFFGGVRQGVGMLLPVLVLGGLFGNYTTGLVATFGAQCLAIIDQPGGPQRHRTNEMLGGAALGTLTVIITGLASSNPVLIWLVVIAQCFVYSMFTVFGKRGGLIGFAGLLLMTLTMHSPLEPHQVLAHAAATLGGALFYVVFSLGFSRLFWLREEQQAMSVALFATADYVAARAAFYDETADLDEAYRALIQRQSIMTEKHQAARDMVLRALPRGKGVGDRQRVMIWNMFVDMLQLLDTLVATHTDYASLRRTLAGNDCLMFMRDALVKMSLELNRIALDVSRGRPVQYRSSAKAELRAIEYEIEQLKQQGLGEREPEMLALIIQVLRRLRNSARIVDRLADHTAASPDAKPTDVLRINKSLTRFISRQEFRFGLLTSNLRLDSPHFRYALRVTAAAAIAMTLASRWLSPEFSAHNYWIMLTIVIIMKPGFALTRQRNGWRLGGTLIGCICALLLFNLTDSPEILFAVLLGACIMGNSLVQLNYMASAIFNTLFVVLVFHFVSPGTVSMSVIGERAIDTLLGCALALICSYILPWWEARYLKPLAAAATRANREYLVAGLRYVEAMQAHGAPSNAATATATNAATTAGTPPASPAASPTATSAADTPAVIDADLAWRLARKNVHIAFSNFAEAFYRMMSEPKSHQQSVPELNNLLIQNHVLASQITAAIPILAALPKTPEAVQLAMNGMVDLLDEKRPQIATTLPTQFDTSGEQAALAYPLKQMLKASHMIRQELQALADPTHAPPLAAAA; encoded by the coding sequence ATGGATTTGCGCATCGCCAGCATCCGACGCTTCCTTTACAGCCACTACTTCTTCGGGGGGGTGCGCCAGGGGGTTGGCATGCTGTTGCCCGTGCTGGTGCTGGGTGGGCTGTTCGGCAACTACACCACCGGGCTGGTCGCCACGTTTGGCGCGCAGTGCCTGGCCATCATCGACCAGCCGGGCGGGCCGCAGCGCCATCGCACCAACGAAATGCTGGGCGGCGCGGCGCTGGGTACGCTTACCGTCATCATTACCGGCCTGGCCTCCAGCAACCCCGTCCTGATCTGGTTGGTGGTGATTGCGCAGTGCTTTGTCTATTCGATGTTCACGGTGTTCGGCAAGCGCGGCGGGCTGATCGGCTTTGCCGGCCTGTTGCTGATGACGTTGACCATGCATTCGCCGCTGGAGCCGCACCAAGTGCTGGCGCATGCCGCCGCGACGCTGGGCGGCGCGTTGTTCTACGTGGTCTTCAGCCTGGGCTTTTCGCGCCTGTTCTGGCTGCGCGAAGAACAGCAGGCCATGTCGGTGGCGCTGTTCGCCACCGCCGACTATGTGGCGGCTCGCGCCGCTTTCTACGACGAAACGGCCGACCTGGACGAGGCCTACCGCGCACTGATCCAGCGCCAGTCGATCATGACGGAAAAGCACCAGGCCGCGCGCGACATGGTGCTGCGCGCGCTGCCACGCGGCAAGGGCGTGGGTGACCGCCAGCGCGTGATGATCTGGAACATGTTCGTGGACATGCTGCAATTGCTGGACACGCTGGTTGCCACGCATACCGACTACGCGTCGCTGCGCCGCACGCTGGCCGGCAACGACTGCCTGATGTTCATGCGTGACGCGCTGGTCAAGATGTCGCTGGAATTGAATCGCATCGCGCTGGACGTGTCGCGCGGCCGCCCGGTGCAATACCGCAGCAGCGCCAAGGCCGAGCTGCGCGCCATCGAATACGAAATCGAACAGCTGAAACAGCAAGGCTTGGGCGAACGCGAACCCGAGATGCTGGCGCTGATCATCCAGGTGCTGCGCCGCCTGCGCAATTCGGCCCGCATCGTGGACCGCCTGGCGGACCACACGGCGGCATCGCCCGACGCCAAGCCCACCGACGTCTTGCGCATCAACAAGTCGTTGACGCGATTCATCTCGCGGCAGGAATTCCGCTTTGGGCTCCTGACCAGCAACCTGCGGCTGGATTCCCCGCATTTTCGCTATGCGCTGCGCGTGACGGCCGCCGCCGCCATTGCCATGACGCTGGCCAGCCGCTGGTTGTCGCCGGAGTTTTCCGCGCACAACTACTGGATCATGCTGACCATCGTCATCATCATGAAGCCCGGCTTCGCGCTGACGCGGCAGCGCAACGGCTGGCGCCTGGGCGGCACCCTGATCGGCTGCATCTGCGCCCTGCTGCTGTTCAACCTGACCGACAGCCCCGAGATCCTGTTCGCCGTGCTGCTGGGCGCCTGCATCATGGGCAACAGCCTGGTGCAGCTGAACTACATGGCCAGCGCCATATTCAACACGCTCTTCGTGGTGCTGGTGTTCCACTTCGTGTCGCCGGGCACCGTGTCGATGTCGGTGATTGGCGAACGCGCCATCGACACGCTGCTGGGTTGCGCGCTGGCGCTGATATGCAGCTACATCCTGCCGTGGTGGGAAGCGCGCTACCTGAAGCCGCTGGCGGCCGCCGCCACGCGCGCCAACCGCGAGTACCTGGTTGCGGGCCTGCGCTACGTGGAAGCCATGCAGGCGCATGGCGCGCCGTCAAACGCGGCCACAGCTACCGCCACGAATGCCGCCACGACTGCCGGCACACCCCCTGCATCCCCCGCCGCCAGCCCCACTGCCACATCCGCGGCCGACACGCCCGCCGTCATCGACGCCGACCTGGCCTGGCGGCTGGCGCGCAAGAACGTGCACATTGCGTTCAGCAACTTCGCCGAAGCGTTCTATCGAATGATGAGCGAGCCAAAGTCGCACCAGCAAAGCGTGCCGGAATTGAATAACCTGCTGATCCAGAACCACGTGCTGGCATCACAGATCACGGCGGCGATTCCCATCCTGGCCGCGCTGCCCAAAACGCCCGAGGCGGTGCAGCTTGCCATGAACGGCATGGTCGACCTGCTGGACGAAAAGCGCCCGCAGATCGCCACCACCCTGCCCACGCAGTTCGACACATCCGGAGAGCAGGCGGCGTTGGCCTATCCGCTGAAACAGATGCTGAAGGCCTCGCACATGATTCGCCAGGAATTGCAGGCGCTGGCCGACCCGACGCACGCACCGCCGCTGGCGGCGGCGGCCTGA
- a CDS encoding acetolactate synthase 3 catalytic subunit, producing MEMNGADIVVRCLADEGVEHVFGYPGGAVLYIYDAIFKQDKFQHILVRHEQAAVHAADAYSRSSQKVGVCLVTSGPGVTNAVTGIATAYMDSIPMVIISGQVPTAAIGEDAFQECDTVGITRPCVKHNFLVRDVKDLAETMRRAFYIARTGRPGPVLVDIPKDITVAQCKYTPPKGEISMRSYAPVNKGHQGQIKKAVQMLLAAERPMIYTGGGVILSNAAPELNKLVSQLGAPCTSTLMGLGGYPASSGQFVGMPGMHGTYEANMAMQHCDVLLAIGARFDDRVIGNPKHFAQNARKIIHIDIDPSSISKRVRVDVPIVGNVKDVLADLSAQFEVAAAEHKPASITKWWEQVETWRGKECLKFANSDEVIKPQYVVEKLWEVTGGDAFVTSDVGQHQMWAAQYYKFDKPRRWINSGGLGTMGVGLPYAMGVQMANPGHDVAVITGEASIQMNIQELSTCHQYRLTPKIVCLNNRFLGMVRQWQQIDYGSRYSESYMDSLPDFVKVAEAYGHVGLRIERPADVEPALREAFGKHKERLVFLDFITDRTENVWPMVKAGRGLTEMLLGSEDL from the coding sequence ATGGAAATGAATGGCGCCGATATCGTCGTGCGCTGCCTGGCCGATGAGGGCGTGGAACACGTTTTCGGCTATCCCGGCGGCGCAGTGCTTTACATCTACGACGCGATCTTCAAGCAAGACAAATTTCAGCATATCCTGGTTCGTCACGAGCAAGCCGCCGTGCACGCCGCCGATGCCTATTCGCGCTCGTCGCAAAAGGTTGGCGTCTGCCTCGTGACCAGCGGCCCGGGCGTGACCAATGCCGTCACCGGCATCGCCACTGCCTATATGGATTCCATCCCCATGGTCATCATCAGCGGGCAAGTGCCCACTGCGGCCATCGGCGAAGATGCGTTCCAGGAATGCGACACCGTCGGCATCACGCGTCCCTGCGTCAAGCACAACTTCCTGGTGCGTGACGTCAAGGACCTGGCCGAAACCATGCGCCGCGCGTTCTATATCGCGCGCACGGGCCGCCCCGGCCCGGTGCTGGTCGATATCCCCAAGGACATCACCGTCGCGCAGTGCAAATACACGCCGCCCAAGGGCGAGATCTCGATGCGTTCCTACGCGCCCGTCAACAAGGGCCACCAGGGGCAAATCAAGAAAGCCGTGCAGATGCTGCTGGCCGCCGAACGGCCGATGATCTACACGGGTGGCGGCGTCATCCTGTCGAACGCCGCGCCTGAGCTCAACAAGCTGGTGTCGCAACTGGGCGCGCCTTGCACCAGCACCCTGATGGGTCTGGGTGGGTACCCGGCCAGCAGCGGCCAGTTCGTGGGCATGCCCGGCATGCACGGCACGTACGAAGCCAATATGGCGATGCAGCACTGCGACGTGCTGCTGGCCATCGGCGCGCGTTTCGATGACCGCGTGATCGGCAACCCCAAGCACTTTGCGCAAAACGCCCGCAAGATCATCCATATCGATATCGATCCGTCGTCGATCTCCAAGCGCGTGCGCGTGGACGTCCCGATCGTCGGCAACGTCAAGGATGTGCTGGCCGACCTGTCCGCCCAATTCGAAGTGGCGGCCGCCGAGCACAAGCCCGCGTCCATCACCAAGTGGTGGGAGCAGGTGGAAACGTGGCGCGGCAAGGAATGCCTGAAGTTCGCCAACTCGGACGAAGTCATCAAGCCGCAGTACGTGGTGGAAAAGCTGTGGGAAGTGACGGGCGGCGACGCCTTCGTCACGTCCGACGTGGGCCAGCACCAGATGTGGGCGGCCCAGTACTACAAGTTCGACAAGCCGCGCCGCTGGATCAACTCCGGCGGCCTGGGCACCATGGGTGTGGGGCTGCCGTACGCGATGGGCGTGCAGATGGCCAACCCTGGGCACGACGTTGCCGTCATTACCGGCGAAGCGTCGATCCAGATGAACATCCAGGAACTGTCGACCTGCCATCAATACCGCCTGACGCCCAAGATCGTCTGCCTGAACAACCGTTTCTTGGGCATGGTCCGGCAATGGCAGCAGATCGATTACGGCTCGCGCTATTCCGAGTCCTACATGGATTCGCTGCCCGACTTCGTCAAGGTGGCCGAGGCCTATGGCCACGTGGGTCTGCGCATCGAGCGTCCGGCGGATGTCGAACCCGCGCTGCGCGAAGCCTTTGGCAAGCACAAGGAACGCCTGGTCTTTCTGGACTTCATCACCGACCGCACCGAAAACGTGTGGCCGATGGTCAAGGCCGGCCGTGGGCTGACCGAAATGCTGCTTGGCTCTGAAGACCTGTAA
- the ilvN gene encoding acetolactate synthase small subunit: MKHVISVLLENEPGALSRVVGLFSARGYNIETLTVAPTEDSTLSRMTIVTTGSDEVIEQITKHLNRLVDVVKVVDLTEGAHIERELMLVKVRAVGKEREEMKRMADIFRGRIIDVTDKSYTIELTGVQEKVQAFLEALDRSAILETVRTGVSGIGRGERILKI, encoded by the coding sequence ATGAAGCACGTGATTTCCGTCCTCCTCGAAAACGAACCCGGCGCGCTGTCGCGCGTGGTGGGGCTGTTTTCCGCGCGGGGCTACAACATCGAAACCCTGACCGTGGCGCCCACCGAGGATTCCACGCTGTCGCGCATGACGATCGTGACGACCGGTTCCGATGAAGTCATCGAACAGATCACCAAGCACCTGAACCGCCTGGTGGATGTCGTTAAAGTGGTGGACCTGACCGAAGGCGCCCACATCGAGCGCGAGCTGATGCTGGTGAAGGTGCGCGCCGTTGGCAAGGAACGCGAAGAGATGAAGCGCATGGCGGACATTTTCCGTGGCCGCATCATCGACGTGACCGACAAGTCCTACACCATCGAATTGACCGGGGTGCAGGAAAAAGTACAGGCCTTCCTGGAAGCCCTGGACCGCAGTGCCATCCTTGAAACCGTACGCACCGGCGTGTCCGGCATCGGACGCGGTGAACGGATTTTGAAGATTTGA
- the ilvC gene encoding ketol-acid reductoisomerase: MKVFYDKDCDLSLIKGKTVAIIGYGSQGHAHAQNLHESGVKVIVGLRKDGASWNKAANAGLEVKEVADAVKAADIVMMLLPDENIASVYNKEVHGNIKAGAALAFAHGFNVHYGQVVPREDIDVIMIAPKAPGHTVRNTYKQGGGVPHLVAVYQDKSGAARDVALSYASANGGGRAGIIETNFREETETDLFGEQAVLCGGTVELIKAGFDTLVEAGYAPEMAYFECLHELKLIVDLIYEGGIANMNYSISNNAEFGEYETGPKIVTDETRKAMRQCLTDIQTGEYAKKFILENTAGAPTLTSRRRINAESQIEQVGGKLRAMMPWIAANKLVDKSKN; the protein is encoded by the coding sequence ATGAAAGTTTTCTACGACAAAGACTGCGATCTGTCCCTCATCAAAGGCAAGACCGTTGCCATCATCGGCTACGGTTCGCAAGGCCATGCGCACGCGCAGAACCTGCATGAATCGGGCGTGAAGGTCATCGTCGGCCTGCGCAAGGACGGCGCTTCGTGGAACAAGGCCGCCAACGCCGGCCTGGAAGTCAAGGAAGTGGCTGATGCCGTGAAGGCCGCCGACATCGTCATGATGTTGCTGCCGGACGAGAACATCGCTTCGGTCTACAACAAGGAAGTGCACGGCAACATCAAGGCCGGCGCCGCCCTGGCTTTCGCCCACGGCTTCAACGTCCACTACGGCCAGGTCGTGCCGCGCGAAGACATCGACGTCATCATGATCGCCCCGAAGGCCCCGGGCCACACGGTGCGCAACACGTACAAGCAAGGTGGCGGCGTGCCCCACCTGGTGGCCGTGTACCAGGACAAGTCGGGCGCCGCGCGTGACGTGGCTCTGTCGTACGCCAGCGCCAACGGCGGCGGCCGTGCCGGCATCATCGAAACCAACTTCCGCGAAGAAACCGAAACCGACCTGTTCGGCGAACAAGCCGTCCTGTGCGGCGGTACCGTCGAACTGATCAAGGCCGGTTTCGACACGCTGGTGGAAGCCGGCTACGCGCCCGAAATGGCGTACTTCGAATGCCTGCACGAACTGAAGCTGATCGTCGACCTGATCTATGAAGGCGGTATCGCCAACATGAACTACTCGATTTCGAACAACGCTGAATTCGGCGAATACGAAACGGGTCCGAAGATCGTCACCGACGAAACCCGCAAGGCCATGCGCCAGTGCCTGACGGACATCCAGACCGGCGAATACGCCAAGAAGTTCATCCTGGAAAACACCGCCGGCGCCCCGACGCTGACCTCGCGCCGCCGCATCAACGCGGAATCGCAGATCGAGCAAGTGGGCGGCAAGCTGCGCGCCATGATGCCCTGGATCGCCGCGAACAAGCTGGTGGACAAGTCCAAGAACTGA
- the pssA gene encoding CDP-diacylglycerol--serine O-phosphatidyltransferase translates to MPNFSMRDSENRHRSIYLLPNAFTTAALFAGFYAVVQAMNDRFEVAAIAIFVAMVLDGMDGRVARLTNTQSAFGEQYDSLSDMTSFGVAPALVMYEWILNDLGRWGWLAAFVYVAGAALRLARFNTNIAVVDKRYFQGLPSPAAAALVAGFVWLAVDNKLPIHDSLMAWVAFTLTMYAGITMVSNAPFFSGKSFALGRSVPFWGILLVVAVFVFVSSDPPVVLFGLFVLYGLSGWVMWAWRWNKARRLTQERRGQSSS, encoded by the coding sequence ATGCCCAATTTTTCCATGCGCGATTCCGAGAACCGCCACCGAAGCATCTACTTGCTGCCCAACGCATTCACCACCGCGGCGCTGTTCGCGGGGTTCTATGCCGTCGTGCAGGCCATGAATGATCGCTTCGAAGTCGCCGCCATCGCCATTTTCGTGGCGATGGTGCTTGATGGCATGGATGGCCGCGTCGCCCGGTTGACCAATACGCAGTCTGCCTTCGGCGAGCAATATGATTCGCTGTCGGATATGACGTCGTTTGGCGTTGCGCCCGCGCTGGTCATGTACGAATGGATCTTGAACGACCTGGGCCGCTGGGGTTGGCTTGCCGCCTTCGTCTATGTCGCCGGCGCCGCGCTGCGCCTGGCACGCTTCAATACCAATATCGCCGTCGTCGACAAACGCTATTTCCAAGGCTTGCCCAGCCCGGCGGCCGCCGCCTTGGTTGCCGGCTTCGTCTGGCTGGCTGTCGATAACAAGCTGCCGATCCATGACAGCCTGATGGCCTGGGTGGCCTTTACGCTGACCATGTACGCCGGCATCACCATGGTGTCGAACGCGCCGTTCTTCAGCGGCAAGAGCTTTGCGCTGGGCCGCAGCGTGCCGTTCTGGGGCATCTTGTTGGTGGTGGCCGTGTTCGTGTTCGTGTCCAGCGATCCCCCGGTGGTGCTGTTCGGCCTGTTCGTGCTGTATGGTCTTTCGGGCTGGGTCATGTGGGCGTGGCGCTGGAACAAGGCGCGCCGCCTGACGCAAGAGCGTCGCGGGCAGTCATCCTCCTGA